A region of Desulfolithobacter dissulfuricans DNA encodes the following proteins:
- a CDS encoding gamma-glutamyltransferase family protein — translation MTDKEIRYTRSVVATGHELVSQAAADILGAGGNAFDAAVAAGFAGAVAEQTLTSLGGGGFLLARTSGKDGPVEEIVFDFFVDTPGRGLAEMPRPHFFPVTVQFGGSDQEFNIGLGSVAVPGTLKGLLHVHERLGRLPLADILSPAIDLARGHRLNDFQAGFLRLLHPIVTLTPEGRALYEPGDQFLRPGDVLQNPALAAFLQDLVKDRGASFYRGDIARVMARDMREGGGLLTLEDLAGYQVVERKPLRARYRDHTLLTVGPPSLGGSLIALSLAIQEQLEPVDTWGSAEYLLRTTGLMQTVEQLREQGVTSPEALEKLRTDGALEQAAEKVRLFSRGTTHLSIADREGNIASMTCSNGEGSGYFAPGTGIMLNNMMGEDDLHPQGFHSSPPGIRVSSMMSPSALLRDGEVELVLGSGGSKRIRTAITQVLVQVIDYGRDIETAVQAPRLHWDGSVVQVEPGFADQDLQVLEQRVAINVWQEKNVYFGGVHTVVPGSHGVGDPRRGGAVRVVEE, via the coding sequence ATGACTGATAAAGAAATTCGATACACCAGGTCCGTGGTCGCCACCGGGCACGAACTGGTGAGCCAGGCGGCGGCCGATATCCTCGGTGCCGGCGGCAATGCTTTTGACGCCGCCGTGGCTGCCGGTTTTGCCGGTGCGGTTGCCGAACAGACCCTGACCAGTCTGGGCGGCGGTGGATTTCTCCTGGCCCGGACCAGCGGCAAGGATGGGCCGGTGGAGGAAATCGTCTTTGATTTTTTTGTCGATACGCCGGGCAGGGGGCTGGCCGAGATGCCCCGGCCGCATTTTTTTCCGGTTACGGTACAGTTCGGCGGTTCGGATCAGGAATTCAACATCGGCCTTGGTTCGGTGGCCGTGCCCGGGACACTCAAGGGCCTTCTCCATGTCCATGAGCGGCTTGGCCGACTGCCCCTTGCAGATATCCTGTCTCCGGCCATTGACCTGGCCCGGGGGCACCGGCTCAACGATTTTCAGGCCGGTTTTCTCCGGTTGCTCCACCCCATCGTCACCCTGACCCCGGAAGGTCGGGCGCTTTATGAGCCTGGGGACCAGTTTCTCCGGCCGGGCGATGTTCTGCAGAATCCAGCCCTGGCGGCTTTTCTCCAGGACCTGGTCAAAGACCGGGGTGCGAGTTTTTATCGCGGGGACATAGCCCGGGTCATGGCCAGGGACATGCGTGAGGGTGGCGGCCTGCTGACCCTGGAAGACCTGGCCGGCTACCAGGTGGTGGAACGAAAACCCCTGCGTGCCCGATACAGGGACCATACCCTGCTCACCGTGGGGCCGCCGTCCCTTGGCGGCAGCCTTATTGCCCTGTCCCTGGCGATCCAGGAACAGCTGGAACCGGTGGATACCTGGGGCTCGGCCGAGTACCTGCTCCGGACCACCGGGCTGATGCAGACCGTGGAGCAGCTCCGGGAACAGGGCGTGACCTCGCCGGAGGCCCTGGAAAAATTGCGGACCGACGGGGCTCTTGAACAGGCTGCCGAAAAGGTCCGGCTTTTCAGCCGCGGTACCACCCATCTCTCCATTGCCGACCGGGAGGGTAATATCGCCTCCATGACCTGTTCCAATGGCGAGGGATCCGGCTACTTCGCTCCGGGCACCGGCATCATGCTCAACAACATGATGGGTGAGGATGATCTTCATCCGCAGGGTTTTCATTCCAGCCCTCCGGGGATCCGGGTGAGTTCGATGATGTCGCCTTCCGCCCTGCTGCGTGACGGAGAGGTGGAGCTGGTACTTGGCAGCGGCGGTTCCAAGAGGATCCGCACCGCCATCACCCAGGTCCTGGTCCAGGTCATCGATTATGGCCGCGATATTGAGACAGCGGTCCAGGCGCCCCGGCTGCACTGGGACGGCAGCGTGGTCCAGGTGGAGCCGGGATTTGCCGACCAGGATCTGCAGGTGCTGGAGCAGCGGGTGGCCATCAATGTGTGGCAGGAAAAAAACGTCTACTTCGGCGGGGTGCACACGGTGGTGCCTGGCAGCCATGGTGTGGGTGATCCCCGGCGGGGCGGGGCCGTACGGGTGGTGGAAGAATGA
- a CDS encoding microcin C ABC transporter permease YejB codes for MSWYILKRLLLMIPTIFGVMLITFVITQFVPGGPVERMMAQIEGRTGGGEATSGSTGLYQGNKGLDQQRIEQLRKLYGFDKPPLVRFLSMMRDYLTFDFGESYYHHMKVVDLVISKLPVSMSLGLWSFLIVYSVCIPLGIAKAVRDGSRFDVITSTIILVGYAIPGFVLGIVLIVLFGGGSFFNIFPLRGLVSDNWSELSLIGKILDYLWHMVLPIISSTVGSLAVMTLLTKNSFLEEIRKQYVMTARAKGLNERQVLYKHVFRNAIIPIITGFPGSFITAFFTGSLLIETIFSLDGMGLLAYESVMNRDYPVVLGTLYFFTIIGLVSRLLSDLSYVMVDPRISFERVR; via the coding sequence ATGAGCTGGTATATCCTCAAACGGTTGCTCCTGATGATCCCGACCATCTTCGGGGTCATGCTGATCACCTTTGTCATCACCCAGTTCGTCCCGGGTGGGCCGGTGGAGCGGATGATGGCCCAGATCGAGGGCCGTACCGGTGGCGGTGAGGCCACCTCCGGCAGTACCGGGCTCTACCAGGGCAATAAGGGGCTTGATCAGCAGCGTATCGAACAGCTGCGCAAACTCTATGGCTTTGACAAACCGCCCCTGGTCCGGTTTCTTTCCATGATGCGCGACTACCTGACCTTTGATTTCGGCGAATCCTATTACCACCACATGAAGGTGGTGGACCTGGTCATCTCCAAGCTGCCGGTTTCCATGTCGCTGGGGTTGTGGTCTTTTCTGATTGTCTATTCGGTCTGCATACCGCTGGGCATCGCCAAGGCGGTCCGGGACGGATCCCGGTTTGACGTCATTACCTCCACCATCATCCTGGTCGGATACGCGATTCCGGGTTTTGTGCTCGGTATCGTTTTGATTGTCCTCTTCGGCGGTGGCAGTTTTTTCAATATCTTTCCCCTGCGCGGCCTGGTCTCGGACAACTGGAGTGAGCTGAGCCTGATCGGCAAGATACTTGACTACCTCTGGCACATGGTCCTGCCGATCATTTCATCCACTGTGGGCAGTCTGGCGGTGATGACACTTCTGACCAAGAACTCCTTTCTGGAGGAGATCCGCAAGCAGTACGTGATGACCGCCCGGGCCAAGGGGCTCAATGAACGTCAGGTCCTCTACAAGCACGTGTTCCGCAACGCCATCATTCCTATCATCACCGGGTTTCCGGGCTCGTTCATCACCGCCTTCTTCACAGGCAGCCTGCTCATCGAGACCATCTTCTCCCTGGACGGCATGGGGCTGCTGGCCTATGAATCGGTGATGAACCGCGATTACCCGGTGGTCCTCGGCACCCTGTACTTTTTCACCATTATCGGCCTGGTGTCCCGGCTGCTGTCCGACCTGAGCTATGTGATGGTGGATCCGCGGATCAGCTTTGAGCGGGTTCGGTAG
- a CDS encoding ABC transporter permease, giving the protein MKTGKRKNSLAARRWRNFKNNKRGYYSLILFSILFFLSLFAEVLSNDKPFLVYYNGHYYFPLFREYPETTFGGDFETETDYRDPYILEKLQTNGNRVWFPPNPHSYNSINLDLDVPVPSPPTRENLLGTDDRGRDVLARLIYGFRLSVLFGFALTAVGTLLGIVAGAVQGYFGGKVDLFFQRFIEIWSAMPELYLLIIFASIFKPSILLLLILLSMFGWMGLSDYVRAEFLRGRNMEYVKAAKALGVSHFTIMYRHLLPNGMTPVITFLPFRMSGAILALTSLDFLGLGVPPSTPSLGELLAQGKANIDAWWLSLSTFVVLVGTLVLLIFIGEALREAFDPRKQ; this is encoded by the coding sequence ATGAAAACAGGAAAAAGAAAAAACAGCCTGGCCGCCCGGCGCTGGCGCAACTTTAAAAACAATAAACGGGGCTATTACAGCCTGATCCTGTTCTCCATTCTTTTTTTTCTGAGCCTGTTTGCCGAGGTGCTCAGCAACGACAAGCCGTTCCTGGTCTACTACAACGGCCACTATTATTTTCCGCTTTTCCGGGAGTACCCGGAGACCACCTTTGGTGGTGATTTCGAAACCGAGACCGACTACCGCGATCCCTATATCCTCGAAAAGCTGCAGACGAACGGCAACAGGGTCTGGTTTCCCCCCAATCCCCACTCCTATAATTCCATCAACCTGGATCTGGACGTGCCGGTGCCTTCACCCCCGACCAGGGAGAACCTGCTCGGAACCGATGACCGGGGCCGTGATGTCCTGGCCCGGCTTATCTACGGCTTTCGTCTTTCGGTACTGTTCGGCTTTGCCCTGACAGCGGTGGGAACCCTGCTCGGCATTGTGGCCGGGGCGGTGCAGGGCTATTTCGGGGGCAAGGTGGATCTGTTCTTTCAGCGTTTTATCGAGATATGGAGTGCCATGCCCGAGCTCTACCTGCTCATTATCTTTGCCTCCATCTTCAAACCATCCATCCTGCTCTTGCTGATCCTGCTTTCCATGTTCGGCTGGATGGGGCTGTCCGACTATGTCCGGGCCGAGTTCCTGCGCGGCCGGAATATGGAATACGTCAAGGCGGCCAAGGCGCTGGGTGTCTCCCATTTCACCATCATGTACCGCCACCTGCTGCCAAACGGCATGACCCCGGTAATCACCTTCCTGCCCTTTCGCATGTCCGGGGCGATCCTGGCCCTGACCAGCCTGGATTTTCTCGGCCTGGGCGTGCCGCCCTCCACGCCAAGCCTCGGCGAACTGCTGGCCCAGGGTAAGGCCAATATCGATGCCTGGTGGCTCTCCCTCTCCACCTTTGTCGTCCTGGTGGGAACCCTGGTACTGCTGATTTTCATCGGCGAGGCGTTGCGCGAGGCCTTTGATCCCAGAAAACAGTGA
- a CDS encoding putative Ig domain-containing protein, protein MVSFPRPTHDHLASPLKKKSAAKGLPAEWTGDSRGFSLVEMAIVLVIIGLLAGMGGGIMKIAVERQKLSETRNSVDQAYESILAYVDRYKALPTSLTTLGVKTTDAYTQDLYYATYAPAGANVCTTPGTYLQVNDRGTLKNNIAFILLSKGKNLCNQTGTSSPYQVLQAGTVTTGCPQGSLEYDDEVRYLDIVSLVNSACGQLWISTTFLHYGTVGEVYPTAQLAATGGGNYVWDQTGGTLPPGLSLSSDGVISGTPTSAGTYAFEVRVTDGIGRTARSTLSIAVNPATSGGGGGGGHGGHGGP, encoded by the coding sequence ATGGTTTCCTTCCCCCGGCCAACACATGATCATCTGGCATCTCCTCTGAAAAAAAAATCAGCAGCCAAAGGACTACCGGCCGAGTGGACCGGTGACAGCAGGGGATTCAGCCTGGTGGAGATGGCCATTGTCCTGGTCATCATCGGCCTGCTGGCCGGAATGGGCGGCGGGATCATGAAAATTGCCGTGGAGAGGCAGAAACTCTCTGAAACGAGGAACAGCGTTGACCAGGCCTACGAGTCCATTCTCGCCTATGTGGACCGTTACAAGGCCCTGCCCACCTCCCTGACGACACTCGGGGTCAAGACCACCGATGCCTATACCCAGGATCTGTACTACGCCACCTACGCCCCTGCCGGGGCCAATGTGTGCACGACGCCGGGCACCTATCTCCAGGTCAATGACCGGGGCACCCTGAAAAACAACATTGCCTTCATACTTCTCAGCAAGGGCAAAAACCTCTGCAACCAGACCGGAACCAGTTCACCCTACCAGGTTCTCCAGGCTGGCACCGTGACCACAGGCTGTCCCCAGGGCAGCCTGGAGTATGATGACGAGGTTCGCTATCTTGACATCGTCAGCCTGGTCAACTCGGCCTGCGGCCAGCTGTGGATTTCCACCACCTTCCTCCATTACGGCACGGTCGGCGAAGTCTATCCCACGGCCCAACTCGCGGCCACCGGTGGCGGCAACTATGTCTGGGACCAGACCGGTGGCACCCTGCCGCCCGGCCTCAGCCTGTCCTCCGATGGCGTTATATCGGGCACGCCCACCAGTGCGGGCACCTATGCCTTTGAGGTCCGGGTGACCGATGGCATCGGCAGGACCGCCCGGTCCACTCTCTCCATCGCGGTGAATCCCGCGACCAGCGGCGGTGGCGGCGGGGGTGGACATGGTGGGCATGGTGGGCCTTGA